A single Oryza brachyantha chromosome 8, ObraRS2, whole genome shotgun sequence DNA region contains:
- the LOC102705455 gene encoding vesicle-associated membrane protein 714 produces the protein MAIVYALVARGTVVLAEFSAVSGNAGAVARRILEKLPPEAESRLCFAQDRYIFHVLRSPSPSPFLTFLCMANDTFGRRIPFLYLEDIQMRFIKNYGRIAHSALAYAMNDEFSRVLHQQMEFFSSNPSADTLNRLRGEVTEIHTVMVDNIEKILDRGERISLLVDKTSTMQDSSFHFRKQSRRLRRALWMKNAKLLAVLTAVIVLLLYLIIAAFCGGLSLPSCRS, from the exons ATGGCGATCGTGTACGCGCTGGTGGCGCGTGGCACCGTGGTTCTGGCCGAGTTCTCCGCTGTCTCCGGcaacgccggcgccgtcgcccgccggaTCCTCGAGAAGCTGCCGCCCGAGGCCGAGTCGCGCCTCTGCTTCGCGCAGGATCGCTACATCTTCCATGTCCTccgctccccctccccctcccccttcctCACCTTCCTCTGCATGGCCAACGACACCTTCGGaa GACGGATTCCCTTTCTTTACCTCGAGGACATCCAAATGAGGTTCATCAAGAACTATGGCAGAATCGCCCATTCCGCCCTCGCCTATGCCATGAATGACGAGTTCTCCAGAGTCCTCCATCAGCAAATGGAGTTCTTCTCCAGCAACCCCAGCGCCGACACGCTCAACCGCCTCCGTGGGGAAGTCACCGAG ATACACACCGTCATGGTTGACAACATCGAGAAGATTCTTGACAGAGGTGAGCGCATCTCGCTTCTTGTTGACAAGACCTCCACCATGCAAGACAGTTCTTTTCATTTCCGCAAGCAGTCCAGGAGACTCAGGAGAGCTCTTTGGATGAAGAATGCCAAGCTTCT AGCTGTGTTGACTGCTGTTATAGTACTTCTACTTTATTTGATCATCGCTGCTTTCTGCGGAGGCCTTTCCCTTCCATCGTGTAGATCATGA
- the LOC121055130 gene encoding casparian strip membrane protein 2-like, producing MSDTIFVGEHGKAAASSYDHGAGHKASSSDVPFLLRSGGGGGLRRCLGLIDLVLRVAAFAPTLAAAISIGTSDERLSIFTNYFQFRARFDDFPAFSFFIVANAIAAGYMVLSLPFSAASSKATAVKLLLLICDTVMMGLVTAAASAAAAMVYVAHEGNLRANWVPICLQFHGFCQRTSGAVIASFLAVFVLMILIVMAACTMRRS from the exons ATGAGTGACACCATCTTCGTCGGCGAGCACGGCAAGGCCGCCGCCTCATCATACGACCATGGCGCTGGGCATAAGGCCAGCAGCAGCGACGTGCCGTTCCTGctgcgcagcggcggcggcggcggcctccggcGGTGCCTGGGGTTGATAGACTTGGTTCTGAGGGTGGCGGCCTTCGCTCCGACGCTGGCTGCTGCCATCTCCATCGGCACCTCCGACGAGAGGCTCTCCATCTTCACCAACTACTTCCAGTTTCGCGCCAGATTCGACGACTTCCCGGCTTTCTC GTTCTTCATAGTGGCGAATGCGATCGCGGCGGGGTACATGGTGCTGTCGCTGCCCTTCTCCGCCGCCAGCTCCAAGGCCACCGCCGTCAAGCTCCTGCTGCTCATCTGTGACACG gtgATGATGGGGTTGGTGACGGCggctgcgtcggcggcggcggcgatggtgtaCGTGGCGCACGAGGGCAACCTGCGCGCCAACTGGGTGCCCATCTGCTTGCAGTTCCACGGCTTCTGCCAGCGCACCAGCGGCGCCGTCATCGCCTCCTTCCTCGCCGTCTTCGTCCTCATGATCCTCATCGTCATGGCCGCCTGCACCATGCGCCGCTCCTAG
- the LOC102708173 gene encoding serotonin N-acetyltransferase 2, chloroplastic yields the protein MLTTRLQPRPRPRPLLRLRGGGNAVFTDSFKKKKSKAAVSCVAQVEVSVSDSELAARGFAVRRSTSGLDVGALNEVFARVGFPRRQEERLRRALEHSEVVWLEEAGRPVAFARAAGDGVFNAVVWDVVVEPSCQGLGLGRAVMERLVGELRAKGVSNIALYAEPRVVGFYRLLGFAMDPDAIRGMAFYRSRQQQNTTS from the coding sequence ATGCTGACGACGCGGCTGCagccccgcccccgcccccgcccccttCTCCGTCTccgtggcggcggcaacgCCGTCTTCACCGACAGcttcaagaagaagaagagcaaggCGGCGGTGTCGTGTGTGGCGCAGGTTGAGGTGTCGGTGTCGGACTCGGAGCTGGCGGCGCGCGGGTTCGCAGTGCGGCGCAGCACGTCGGGGCTGGACGTGGGGGCGCTGAACGAGGTGTTCGCGCGGGTGGGGTTCCCGCGGCGGCAGGAGGAGCGGCTGCGGCGCGCGCTGGAGCACAGCGAGGTGGTGTGGCTGGAGGAGGCGGGGCGGCCCGTGGCGTTCGCGCGCgcggctggcgacggcgtCTTCAACGCGGTGGTGTGGGACGTGGTGGTGGAGCCGTCGTGCCAGGGGCTGGGCCTCGGCCGCGCCGTCATGGAGCGGCTCGTCGGCGAGCTGCGCGCCAAGGGCGTCTCCAACATCGCGCTCTACGCTGAGCCCCGCGTGGTGGGCTTCTACCGCCTGCTCGGCTTCGCCATGGATCCCGACGCCATCAGGGGCATGGCCTTCTACCGCTCCAGGCAACAACAAAACACCACCTCCTAG
- the LOC102705739 gene encoding SWR1 complex subunit 2: MADSADDEPLVLLDRASRATRGKRITKLLEDEAEQDDVFWNQDALKEEENDDNYEEEQDAGDEFDSDFGEDESEPDDDEPEKEVRERLPIKKRLIFPGKTMKKTNVKKKKKVVPKLEDDSKTDKSSDQQSPSKQADVPDELETEKTIRKSTRTSVIVRQAEREAIRAEKEATMKPIIKKKKEGEEKRMTQEEMLLEAAETEIINIRNLERVLAREEEVKKKAVVHKAVYEGPTIRFCSRDGESHLEFINGALFGSELCTTSAPYPEKPICAVTGLPAKYRDPKTGLPYATMEAFKIIRESFLKEVDKKRPNMANMGELFESITGEYSTPKKRRIEARSPSISADHRHEGRFRRIPALDMLDED, from the exons atggccgattccgccgacgacgagccgCTTGTCCTCCTCGACCGCGCGTCTCGCGCCACCCGCGGAAAGAG GATTACCAAGCTCCTCGAAGACGAGGCTGAGCAGGACGATGTTTTCTGGAATCAGGATGCGCTCAAGGAG GAAGAAAACGATGACAACTACGAGGAAGAGCAGGATGCTGGCGATGAATTCGACAGTGATTTTGGTGAAGAC GAGTCGGAacctgatgatgatgaaccCGAAAAGGAAGTACGCGAGAG ATTACCTATCAAAAAGCGGCTAATATTCCCTGGGAAGactatgaaaaaaaccaatgtcaagaagaagaagaaggtggtCCCAAAGCTAGAAGATGATTCCAAAACTGACAAGTCTTCAGATCAGCAAAGTCCATCGAAGCAAGCAGACGTTCCCGATGAATTGGAGACCGAGAAGACCATCAGGAAATCAACTAGAACATCTGTCATTGTGAGACAAGCTGAGAGGGAGGCAATACGTGCTGAGAAAGAAGCAACTATGAAG CCTATtattaagaagaaaaaggagggagaagaAAAACGTATGACGCAAGAAGAGATGCTTTTGGAAGCAGCTGAAACAG AGATCATCAACATCAGAAATCTTGAACGTGTCCTGGCAAGAGAGGAGGAGGTTAAGAAAAAAGCTGTTGTTCATAAAGCTGTTTATGAGGGTCCTACGATTCGATTTTGCTCAAGAGATG GGGAATCACACTTGGAATTCATCAATGGGGCATTGTTTGGGTCTGAGCTTTGTACAACCTCAGCTCCTT ATCCAGAGAAACCTATTTGTGCTGTAACTGGACTTCCTGCCAA ATACCGTGACCCAAAGACAGGGTTACCATATGCAACAATGGAAGCATTTAAAATCATCCGAGAAAG TTTCCTGAAAGAGGTCGACAAGAAGAGGCCCAATATGGCGAACATGGGAGAGCTGTTTGAATCAATAACAGGCGAATACTCCACGCCCAAGAAGAGAAGAATTGAAGCAAGATCACCAAGCATCTCAGCAGATCACAGGCACGAAGGACGCTTCCGACGAATACCTGCCCTTGATATGCTGGACGAGGACTGA
- the LOC102708458 gene encoding nicalin: MSSSPSADLLASASSALAVLLVLLACVELGDAAAAVGVYRLIQYDLAGAPLGSRAASLNHHAAALPLPAGADLSRSALVAPLLDLPLAFLREYLAEKKHLGGLLILLPKKLNDEDASANSEGKGQVKSSLAELEKLLLHEEVPYPVYFAFQDDHFDNLLSDIRKIASSGQPASATTGGYKLVVSTPEPRKVPSPTISNIQGWLPGLKGEGDTEQLPTIAIVANYDTFGAAPALSVGSDSNGSGAVALLEIARLFSRLYSSPKTRGKYNLLFGLTSGGPYNYNGTNKWLRGFDQRVRETIDYAICLNSVGSWDNELWMHVSKPPENPYIKQIFEDFSDVSKEMGVSVGIKHKKINVSNPRVAWEHEQFSRFRVTALTLSELSSPPEFLESTGGLYDNRESAGAESVIRTVRLVSESLARHIYGLKGRNIDVFAENSSLAINPHYIQSWLDLLSQTPRVAPFLQKNDPFIAALKKELSEHTADVHVQSDVLDGMFTFYDATKATLNVYQVASVTFDLLFLLVIGSYLIILFSFLVITTRGLDDLINIFRRPPSRKVKGA; encoded by the exons ATGTCGTCGTCTCCCTCCGCCGACctgctcgcctccgcctcctccgctctcgccgtcctcctcgtGCTCCTCGCCTGCGTCGAgctcggcgacgccgccgccgccgtcggcgtctACCGCCTCATCCAGtacgacctcgccggcgccccgctcggctcccgcgccgcctccctcaaccaccacgccgccgcgctccctCTCCCCGCAGGCGCCGACCTCTCCCGctccgcgctcgtcgcccctCTCCTCGATCTCCCGCTCGCCTTCCTCCGCG AGTACTTGGCGGAGAAAAAACACCTGGGAGGCTTGCTCATTTTGCTTCCTAAGAAGCTCAACGATGAGGATGCCTCGGCCAACAGTGAGGGCAAGGGACAAGTGAAGAGTTCTCTGGCCGAGCTGGAGAAGTTGCTCTTGCATGAAGAAGTGCCA TATCCAGTCTACTTCGCTTTCCAGGATGACCATTTTGATAACCTGCTATCAGATATACGTAAAATTGCCTCTTCAGGTCAGCCAGCCTCGGCAACAACTGGAGG TTACAAGCTTGTCGTCTCTACACCAGAACCTAGAAAAGTGCCATCTCCAACCATTTCAAATATCCAG GGATGGTTACCTGGATTGAAAGGAGAGGGCGATACTGAACAGCTTCCAACTATTGCCATTGTTGCAAACTATGATACTTTTGGTGCTGCACCA GCACTTTCTGTCGGAAGCGACAGCAATGGGAGTGGAGCTGTGGCTCTTCTAGAGATCGCAAGACTATTCTCACGCCTATATTCAAGTCCTAAGACCAGAGGCAAGTACAACCTTCTCTTTGGGTTAACATCTGGTGGACCCTACAATTACAACGGAACTAACAAG TGGCTTAGAGGTTTTGATCAGCGTGTGCGTGAGACCATTGACTATGCAATTTGCTTGAACAGTGTTGGTTCCTGGGACAATGAACTCTGGATGCATGTATCAAAGCCACCAGAAAACCCTTATATTAAACAAATCTTTGAA GACTTTTCTGATGTCTCTAAAGAAATGGGTGTTTCAGTTGGAATCAAGCACAAGAAGATTAATGTCTCAAATCCTAGG GTTGCATGGGAACATGAGCAATTCTCAAGATTTAGGGTGACTGCACTAACTCTTTCGGAATTGTCCTCCCCTCCTGAATTTTTAGAAAGCACTGGTGGCCTATATGACAATAG AGAATCAGCAGGTGCTGAGTCAGTAATTAGAACTGTCAGATTAGTTTCTGAAAGTCTTGCG AGACACATCTATGGACTGAAAGGAAGGAATATTGATGTTTTCGCGGAGAACAGCAGTTTAGCCATCAATCCTCACTACATCCAGTCCTGGTTGGATCTTCTATCACAGACACCACGGGTTGCACCCTTTCTTCAGAAGAATGATCCCTTTATAGCAGCACTAAAAAAG GAACTGTCTGAACACACTGCTGATGTGCATGTTCAAAGCGATGTTCTTGATGGCATGTTCACATTCTATGATGCAACAAAGGCAACTCTAAATGTATATCAG GTTGCAAGTGTTACTTTTGATCTGCTGTTCCTTCTCGTGATTGGCTCCTATCTAATTATTCTTTTCAGTTTCCTAGTAATCACTACACGG GGTCTTGATGATCTCATTAACATATTCCGGCGACCTCCGTCACGCAAAGTCAAGGGGGCATAG
- the LOC102708735 gene encoding transcription repressor OFP13-like, whose product MMKKKTMKKLGLASLLFSSSSSGTSAGGAPCSSSSCSMSSTSSAWQWPSCKQPRTLSFRQQQMQTMMKTMNSAYSSGCFSNSSASRDSLSSATCSDASASADAVGRALRSDRLFFDPDASVLKLNKKTKKAFGGATAMSMESSNPYSDFRASMEAMVRSHHSHGGGKQVDDWRWLEEMLGWYLRANVKSTHGLIVAAFIDLLVSVSASSSSSSTA is encoded by the coding sequence atgatgaagaagaagaccaTGAAGAAGCTTGGCCtcgcttctcttctcttcagcagcagcagcagcggcactAGTGCAGGTGGAGCGCCGTGTTCGTCTTCCTCCTGCTCCATGTCCTCCACGTCGTCGGCGTGGCAATGGCCGTCCTGCAAGCAGCCGAGGACGCTGTCCTTCAGGCAGCAGCAGATGCAGACGATGATGAAGACCATGAACTCCGCCTACTCCTCCGGCTGCTTCTCCAACTCCTCAGCTTCTCGAGACAGCCTCAGCTCGGCCACCTGTTCCGatgcctccgcctccgccgacgcAGTCGGCCGTGCCCTGCGCTCCGACCGCCTCTTCTTCGACCCTGACGCCTCGGTGCTCAAACTCAACAAGAAGACGAAGAAGGCGTTCGgcggggcgacggcgatgtCCATGGAGTCGTCGAACCCATACAGCGACTTCCGGGCGTCGATGGAGGCGATGGTGAGGAGCCACCAcagccacggcggcgggaagcAGGTCGATGACTGGCGGTGGCTGGAGGAGATGCTGGGGTGGTACCTCCGGGCCAACGTCAAGAGCACACATGGcctcatcgtcgccgccttcaTCGACCTGCTCGTATCTGTATCTgcgtcgtcttcgtcttcgtccACGGCATAG
- the LOC102709019 gene encoding NDR1/HIN1-like protein 10, which produces MGAGGEVCYPCRRSPLCCALSCVLAVVVCVLAVAIVVYLLFRPNLLRATAAEAELSSFSLALKSWTLSYNLSLGVDLARPNARLVLRYHAIAADAYYQDQRVAHARLPDFAQPAASNTTRLSPAFHGHHQLLGGVAAATFRREDTEGTFSIHVKLAARTEIQALALALPGPPINVDCPLRLQRWNASAPPPVFHPTACHVSY; this is translated from the coding sequence atgggcgccggcggcgaggtgtgCTACCCGTGCCGGCGGTCCCCGCTGTGCTGCGCGCTGAGCTGCGtgctggcggtggtggtgtgcGTGCTGGCGGTGGCCATCGTGGTGTACCTGCTGTTCCGGCCGAACCTGCtgcgcgcgacggcggcggaggcggagctgaGCAGCTTCTCGCTGGCGCTCAAGAGCTGGACGCTCAGCTACAACCTCTCGCTGGGGGTGGACCTGGCCAGGCCCAACGCCCGCCTCGTCCTCCGCTAccacgccatcgccgccgacgcctaCTACCAGGACCAGCGCGTCGCCCACGCCCGCCTCCCCGACTTCGCCCAGCCCGCCGCCTCCAACACCACCCGCCTCTCCCCGGCCTTCCACGGACACCACCAGCTCCTCGGcggggtcgccgccgccaccttccgCCGGGAGGACACCGAGGGCACCTTCTCCATCCACGTCAAGCTCGCCGCCCGCACGGAGATCCAGGCCCTGGCGCTCGCCCTGCCCGGCCCGCCCATCAACGTCGACTGCCCCCTCAGGCTCCAGCGCTGGaacgcctccgcgccgccgcccgtcttCCACCCCACCGCCTGCCACGTCTCCTACTGA
- the LOC102706028 gene encoding NDR1/HIN1-like protein 1 — MSIKHCEQHKECERQRLYRRCCAVIFAIILLLLLIVLIVWLVLRPTKPHFYLNDLTVVCLNVTTGGAANSYYYSNLAVTMQATLAARNSNERVGIYFDRADVYAEYKGLRITVPTSLPPVYQGHPDLTVWSPFLSGNNVQLPPNLAVSITQDETAGYLLVTVRVDGWIRFKAGAFITSSYHLRVRCPALLVVNDGRGSYGSNSGGGAGYFRFQRAAACVVDI, encoded by the coding sequence ATGTCGATCAAGCACTGCGAGCAGCACAAGGAGTGCGAGCGGCAGCGGCTGTACCGCCGGTGCTGCGCGGTCATCTTCGCCatcatcctcctcctgctgctcatCGTCCTCATCGTCTGGCTCGTCCTCCGCCCCACCAAGCCTCACTTCTACCTCAACGACCTCACCGTCGTCTGCCTCAACGTCACCACCGGTGGCGCCGCCAACAGCTACTACTACTCCAacctcgccgtcaccatgcaggccaccctcgccgcccgcAACTCCAACGAGCGCGTCGGCATCTACTTCGACCGCGCCGACGTCTACGCCGAGTACAAGGGCCTCCGCATCACCGTCCCGACCTCGCTCCCGCCGGTGTACCAGGGCCACCCGGACCTCACCGTCTGGTCCCCCTTCCTCTCCGGCAACAACGTCCAGCTGCCGCCCAACCTCGCCGTCTCCATCACCCAGGACGAGACCGCCGGCTACCTGCTCGTCACCGTCCGCGTCGACGGCTGGATCCGCTTCAAGGCCGGCGCCTTCATCACCAGCAGCTACCACCTCCGTGTCAGGTGCCCCGCCCTGCTCGTCGTCAACGACGGCCGGGGGAGCTACGGCTCCAattccggcggcggcgccggctactTCAGGTTCCAGCGAGCCGCCGCCTGCGTCGTCGACATCTGA